A region of Haloplanus sp. XH21 DNA encodes the following proteins:
- a CDS encoding acetyl-CoA carboxylase biotin carboxylase subunit, giving the protein MFRKVLVANRGEIAVRVMRACEELGVRTVAVYSEADKHAGHVRYADEAYNVGPARAADSYLDQAAILEAARKADADAIHPGYGFLAENASFAERVEESEVTWIGPPATAMERLGEKTKARRVMSAADVPVVPGTSEPIEGPADVEAFAEEHGYPIAIKAEGGGGGRGMKIVESEDEIEDQLAAAKREGEAYFDNDSVYLERFLEAPRHVEVQIIADHHGNVRHLGERDCSLQRRHQKVIEEGPSPALSDDLRERIGAAARKGIADTDYTNAGTVEFLVEGSASSESPRADGEAVDDEFYFLEVNTRIQVEHPVTEEITGIDIVKEQLRVAAGKEIGFDQSEIAIDGHAMEFRINAENAANDFAPATGTLATYDPAGGIGVRVDDAVRQGDDIGGDYDSMIAKLIVHAGDRQECLARAERALREFDIEGFHTVIPFHRLMVTDERFTSGTHTTNYLDEELDPERIDRAVERWGPTESAAADDAADVAEREFTVEVNGKRFEVNLEERGAPAIPTGGSADGGGMDRPDVATADDEGSAVSTAEGERISAEMQGTILSVEVAPGDEVSAGDVVLVLEAMKMENDVVADSGGTVAEVLVDEGESVDMGDPLVVIE; this is encoded by the coding sequence ATGTTCCGCAAGGTTCTCGTCGCCAACCGGGGCGAGATCGCGGTGCGCGTCATGCGCGCCTGCGAAGAGTTGGGGGTCCGAACCGTCGCCGTCTACAGCGAGGCCGACAAGCACGCGGGTCACGTTCGCTACGCCGACGAGGCGTACAACGTCGGGCCGGCGCGGGCGGCGGACTCGTATCTCGACCAAGCGGCGATCCTCGAGGCCGCTCGCAAGGCCGACGCCGACGCCATCCACCCCGGCTACGGCTTTCTCGCCGAGAACGCGTCGTTCGCCGAACGGGTCGAGGAGAGCGAAGTCACCTGGATTGGCCCGCCCGCGACGGCCATGGAGCGCTTGGGCGAGAAGACGAAAGCTCGGCGCGTGATGTCGGCCGCGGACGTACCGGTCGTCCCCGGGACGTCCGAACCCATCGAGGGTCCCGCGGACGTCGAGGCGTTTGCCGAGGAACACGGCTATCCCATCGCGATCAAGGCCGAAGGCGGCGGTGGCGGTCGAGGGATGAAGATCGTCGAGAGCGAGGACGAGATCGAGGACCAGTTGGCCGCGGCGAAACGGGAGGGCGAGGCCTACTTCGACAACGATTCGGTGTATCTCGAACGGTTCCTCGAGGCGCCGCGCCACGTCGAGGTGCAGATCATCGCCGACCACCACGGCAACGTCCGCCATCTCGGCGAACGGGACTGCTCGCTCCAGCGCCGCCACCAGAAGGTGATCGAAGAGGGACCGAGCCCCGCGCTGAGCGACGACCTCCGCGAGCGCATCGGCGCGGCCGCCCGTAAAGGGATCGCCGACACCGACTACACCAACGCTGGTACCGTCGAATTCCTCGTGGAGGGCAGCGCGAGCTCGGAGAGCCCGCGGGCAGACGGCGAAGCCGTCGACGACGAGTTCTACTTCCTCGAGGTCAACACGCGGATCCAGGTCGAACACCCGGTCACCGAGGAGATCACGGGCATCGACATCGTGAAAGAACAGCTCCGGGTCGCCGCCGGCAAGGAGATCGGCTTCGACCAGTCCGAGATCGCAATCGACGGCCACGCGATGGAGTTCCGTATCAACGCCGAGAACGCCGCCAACGACTTCGCCCCCGCGACGGGGACGCTCGCGACGTACGACCCTGCCGGCGGTATCGGCGTCCGCGTCGACGACGCGGTGCGCCAGGGCGACGACATCGGTGGCGACTACGACTCCATGATCGCGAAACTCATCGTCCACGCGGGCGACCGCCAGGAGTGTCTCGCCCGGGCGGAGCGCGCCCTCCGCGAGTTCGACATCGAGGGCTTTCACACCGTCATTCCCTTCCACCGCCTGATGGTGACCGACGAGCGATTCACGTCGGGCACCCACACCACGAACTATCTGGACGAGGAACTCGACCCCGAGCGCATCGACCGCGCCGTCGAGCGCTGGGGGCCGACGGAGTCCGCGGCCGCGGACGACGCGGCCGATGTCGCCGAACGCGAGTTCACCGTCGAGGTCAACGGCAAGCGCTTCGAGGTGAACTTGGAGGAACGGGGCGCGCCCGCCATCCCGACCGGCGGCAGCGCCGACGGTGGCGGGATGGACCGCCCCGACGTCGCCACCGCGGACGACGAGGGAAGCGCCGTCAGCACCGCAGAGGGCGAGCGAATCAGCGCCGAGATGCAGGGAACGATCCTGTCGGTCGAGGTCGCTCCCGGCGACGAGGTGTCCGCCGGTGATGTCGTCCTCGTCCTCGAAGCCATGAAGATGGAAAACGACGTGGTCGCCGACTCCGGCGGCACCGTCGCGGAGGTGCTCGTCGACGAGGGCGAGAGCGTCGACATGGGCGACCCCCTGGTCGTCATCGAATGA
- a CDS encoding Nramp family divalent metal transporter, translating into MTDDHDEPTVETDGGLTDDDIFATAEVGEQYRASVYRDVDYDSLEVAPETSDYPETDGKWGFREYEMPKVPKVSHIVGPSAIMLGASLGSGETMFWPTLIAQNGWGLYWAFWVGVITQFFINTELQRWTIATGESIFRGYDRLHGIWPWFFLIAGFFHIGWPGWVAGSSEVFAAWTGIVPRSEWWIIGVVSMIVIWLSYQAGPIVYNAIEKAQLVLMFVAIFGAIVLMFIAGSIGQLSNVPAGAVNFGALPPDMNIATFLGGLAYAGAGGYTNLAQGVWAREKGYGMGSYQGRVKNPLRGAEPEEVHGGFTFKPTEKNLKRWKQWWKVTQQEHFLTFVIGLLVVATIAMTISAEYASGTDQGAINMWLNVIIPELGVIQQQLLYLVIFVALFSTQYAQVEVFVRNSVDILYEGYGRAAGWSLPQTFLGLLTGFTLWGIIIIAGQFQQPWILLVIGAAIAGVMMWPYNALTVILNTTRMPEHTQPGWGRIAAMWWATGFFGYFSVLLIGNTFVTRLGLDAFSTTIGVVGSGPGGYALWVFALVVQIYTMYRSATAKVNASGTVEGADAAKGFLP; encoded by the coding sequence ATGACAGACGACCACGACGAACCAACAGTAGAAACCGACGGCGGGTTGACGGACGACGACATATTCGCAACCGCCGAAGTCGGTGAACAGTATCGTGCATCGGTGTATCGCGACGTTGATTACGACTCGCTGGAAGTCGCCCCGGAGACGAGCGACTATCCCGAGACGGACGGCAAATGGGGCTTCCGGGAGTACGAAATGCCGAAAGTCCCGAAGGTGTCCCACATCGTCGGGCCGAGCGCCATCATGCTCGGTGCGTCGCTCGGGAGCGGCGAGACGATGTTCTGGCCGACGCTCATCGCTCAGAACGGGTGGGGCCTGTACTGGGCCTTCTGGGTCGGCGTGATCACCCAGTTCTTCATCAACACGGAACTCCAGCGCTGGACGATCGCCACCGGTGAGAGTATCTTCCGTGGCTACGACCGCCTCCATGGCATCTGGCCGTGGTTCTTCCTGATCGCCGGGTTCTTCCACATCGGGTGGCCCGGCTGGGTGGCTGGCTCCTCGGAAGTGTTCGCAGCGTGGACCGGCATCGTCCCGCGCAGCGAATGGTGGATCATCGGCGTCGTGTCGATGATCGTCATCTGGCTCAGTTATCAGGCCGGACCGATCGTCTACAACGCGATCGAGAAGGCCCAGCTCGTGTTGATGTTCGTCGCCATCTTCGGCGCCATCGTGCTGATGTTCATCGCTGGCTCCATCGGCCAGCTCTCGAACGTGCCCGCGGGCGCCGTCAACTTCGGCGCGCTGCCGCCGGACATGAACATCGCGACCTTCCTCGGCGGCCTCGCGTACGCGGGCGCCGGTGGATACACCAACCTCGCCCAGGGTGTCTGGGCCCGTGAGAAGGGGTACGGCATGGGATCCTACCAGGGTCGCGTGAAGAACCCGCTCCGTGGCGCTGAACCCGAAGAGGTCCACGGCGGCTTCACGTTCAAGCCGACCGAGAAAAACCTGAAGCGCTGGAAACAGTGGTGGAAGGTCACCCAGCAGGAGCACTTCCTGACGTTCGTTATCGGCCTGCTCGTCGTGGCGACCATCGCCATGACCATCTCCGCCGAGTACGCGTCCGGGACCGACCAGGGGGCCATCAACATGTGGCTCAACGTCATCATTCCGGAACTCGGCGTCATCCAGCAACAGCTGCTGTACCTGGTGATCTTCGTCGCCCTGTTCAGCACGCAGTACGCCCAGGTCGAGGTGTTCGTCCGCAACAGCGTGGACATCCTCTATGAAGGGTACGGCCGCGCGGCCGGGTGGAGTCTTCCGCAGACGTTCCTCGGGCTCCTCACTGGCTTCACGCTCTGGGGTATCATCATCATCGCCGGTCAGTTCCAGCAGCCGTGGATCCTGCTGGTCATCGGTGCCGCCATCGCCGGTGTGATGATGTGGCCGTACAACGCCCTGACCGTCATCCTGAACACGACGCGGATGCCCGAACACACCCAGCCCGGCTGGGGCCGCATCGCTGCGATGTGGTGGGCAACGGGCTTCTTCGGGTACTTCAGCGTTCTCCTCATCGGGAACACGTTCGTCACCCGACTCGGTCTCGATGCCTTCAGCACGACGATCGGCGTCGTCGGCAGCGGACCGGGAGGCTACGCGCTGTGGGTCTTCGCGCTCGTCGTGCAGATCTACACGATGTACCGCTCGGCAACGGCGAAAGTCAACGCCTCCGGGACGGTTGAGGGGGCGGACGCCGCCAAGGGCTTCCTCCCGTAG
- a CDS encoding universal stress protein, translated as MGAYDRILVPTDGSEGVDRAIRHAIDLAQTHGAEVHGLYVLSTDTYAGLAMESSWESVDQLLREDAEAAVHRIRELADDEDADIPIETAIAEGKPSREIVRYAEDQDCDLVVMGTHGRGGIDRLLLGSVAESVIRASSIPVTAVPVERED; from the coding sequence ATGGGCGCGTACGACCGCATCCTCGTCCCGACTGACGGGTCCGAGGGCGTCGATCGAGCCATCCGCCACGCCATCGACCTGGCGCAAACCCACGGCGCGGAGGTTCACGGTCTCTACGTCCTCAGCACGGACACCTACGCCGGCCTTGCGATGGAGTCGTCCTGGGAGAGCGTCGACCAGTTGCTCCGGGAAGATGCGGAGGCGGCCGTCCACCGGATTCGGGAACTCGCGGACGACGAGGACGCCGACATCCCCATCGAGACGGCCATCGCCGAGGGGAAGCCGAGTCGGGAAATCGTCCGCTACGCCGAGGACCAGGACTGTGATCTGGTGGTGATGGGAACGCACGGGCGAGGCGGCATCGACCGCCTCTTACTCGGGAGTGTCGCCGAATCCGTCATCCGCGCGTCCTCGATTCCGGTGACGGCCGTCCCCGTCGAACGCGAGGACTAG
- a CDS encoding FAD-binding and (Fe-S)-binding domain-containing protein: MAIDERSTELETSADALGHEHPDADEYEALAEDLREGVQGDVSFDEYAQVLYATDGSIYQAKPAGVVLPRNISDVKHTVEMAAEHGVPILPRGTGSSLGGQTVGPGCVVIDFTRYMDDIVDVDTDAQRAVVQPGVVQDHLDNHLEQYGLKFAPDPASSNRSTIVGGIGNNSTGAHSVRYGITDAYTEELDVVLADGSLIHTEEIVLDSSAWEEKVEDDDLEARIYETVRRLVEDHEEEIEDKFPDLKRSVSGYNLQKVIYENEDGDEVINLSKLFVGAEGTLGVIVEAEVSLVTLPEETALVLYCFDDLVETMEAVPEALQFDVGAVELMDDEVFDLAADSTEYAQYVEMIPEGTKAALMLEFDSELVDDFEEAIAETNEYFVENGDAFHAIEAYTEEDQADIWKLRKAAIPLLMGMKGDPKPYPFIEDATVPPEELSEYVFEFEEVLEDHGTSAAYFAHAGSGTLHIRPILNLKENEGIQKMHSITEDVTDLVLDHYGSFSGEHGDGMARTEFNPKMYGDELWQAFKELKTAFDPEWQMNPGNVVYRDGPEDIGPDSERGVGADMRENLRYGADYQSVEPQTTLDFDDEGGFSHLVELCNGCGTCRQTDSEVMCPTYRASEEEIQTTRGRANMLRAAISGELDEDEIYSDRFQEEVMDLCVGCKGCKSDCPTGVDMAKLKTEVKHQYHQEEGISLRERVFANIDTLSKIGSMLAPVSNIAPKIPGARKVMEEAIGISSERELPTFASESLEAWFERRGRCQVAPSEANDQVLLFPDTYTNYIYPDAGKAAIRVLEAADVYVRIPDDVAPSGRAAFSSGMLDLSRERAETNVSALESDVEDGWSVVFIEPSDAVMFQDEYRDLLSGDAVEAVSDAAYGIMEYADVTGLTEATDFGPPQQTLSYHGHCNQKATNKDHHAVGVLQGAGYDVDPLNTTCCGMAGSFGYHEEHYDISQAIGSLLFEEVDESPGDVVTAPGASCRSQLGDEYGDHPPHPVEKLADALD, from the coding sequence ATGGCCATTGATGAACGATCAACGGAACTAGAGACCTCGGCCGACGCCTTGGGCCATGAGCATCCGGACGCGGATGAGTACGAGGCGCTCGCCGAGGACCTCCGTGAGGGTGTGCAAGGGGACGTTTCCTTCGACGAGTACGCGCAGGTACTGTACGCGACGGACGGGAGCATCTATCAGGCGAAACCCGCCGGGGTAGTGCTGCCGCGGAACATCAGTGACGTGAAACACACGGTCGAGATGGCCGCCGAACACGGCGTGCCGATCCTGCCGCGCGGGACGGGATCCTCGCTCGGCGGACAGACCGTCGGACCGGGCTGTGTCGTCATCGACTTCACCCGGTATATGGACGACATCGTCGACGTCGATACGGACGCCCAGCGAGCGGTCGTCCAGCCCGGCGTCGTGCAGGACCACCTCGACAACCACCTCGAACAGTACGGGCTGAAGTTCGCGCCGGACCCGGCGTCGTCGAACCGGTCGACCATCGTCGGCGGTATCGGCAACAACTCCACCGGCGCACACTCCGTGCGCTACGGCATCACCGACGCCTACACCGAGGAACTCGATGTCGTCCTCGCGGACGGGTCGCTGATCCACACCGAGGAGATCGTCCTCGACAGCAGTGCGTGGGAGGAGAAAGTCGAGGACGACGACCTGGAGGCCCGGATCTACGAGACGGTCCGCCGTCTCGTCGAGGACCACGAGGAGGAAATCGAGGACAAGTTCCCCGACCTCAAACGCTCCGTTTCGGGCTACAACCTGCAGAAGGTCATCTACGAGAACGAGGACGGCGACGAGGTCATCAACCTCTCCAAGCTCTTCGTCGGCGCGGAGGGGACGCTCGGCGTCATCGTCGAGGCCGAAGTCTCCCTCGTCACGCTGCCCGAGGAGACGGCGCTCGTGCTCTACTGTTTCGACGATCTGGTCGAAACGATGGAGGCGGTGCCCGAGGCGCTCCAGTTCGACGTGGGCGCGGTGGAGTTGATGGACGACGAAGTGTTCGACCTGGCCGCCGACTCGACGGAGTACGCCCAGTACGTCGAGATGATCCCGGAAGGGACGAAGGCGGCCCTGATGCTGGAGTTCGACTCCGAACTCGTCGACGACTTCGAGGAGGCCATCGCCGAGACGAACGAGTACTTCGTCGAGAACGGCGACGCCTTCCACGCCATCGAGGCCTACACTGAGGAGGACCAGGCGGACATCTGGAAGCTCCGAAAGGCGGCGATTCCCCTGCTCATGGGGATGAAAGGCGACCCCAAGCCGTACCCGTTCATCGAGGACGCGACGGTGCCGCCGGAGGAGCTCTCCGAGTACGTCTTCGAATTTGAAGAGGTTCTGGAGGACCACGGCACGTCCGCGGCCTACTTCGCCCACGCCGGAAGCGGGACGCTCCACATCCGGCCCATCCTCAACCTCAAGGAGAACGAGGGCATCCAGAAGATGCACTCCATCACCGAGGACGTCACCGATCTGGTGCTCGACCATTACGGGTCGTTCTCGGGCGAACACGGCGACGGGATGGCGCGCACGGAGTTCAACCCCAAGATGTACGGGGACGAACTCTGGCAGGCGTTCAAGGAACTGAAGACGGCGTTCGACCCCGAGTGGCAGATGAACCCGGGCAACGTCGTCTACCGCGACGGGCCCGAGGACATCGGTCCGGACTCCGAGCGCGGCGTCGGCGCCGACATGCGGGAGAACCTCCGCTACGGCGCGGACTACCAGTCGGTCGAACCCCAGACCACGCTCGATTTCGACGACGAGGGCGGCTTCTCGCATCTCGTCGAACTGTGTAACGGCTGTGGAACCTGTCGACAGACCGACTCGGAGGTCATGTGTCCGACCTACCGCGCCTCCGAGGAGGAGATTCAGACCACGCGTGGCCGCGCGAACATGCTCCGGGCGGCCATCAGCGGCGAACTCGACGAGGACGAAATCTACTCCGACCGCTTCCAGGAGGAAGTGATGGACCTCTGTGTCGGCTGTAAGGGCTGTAAGAGCGACTGCCCGACCGGCGTCGACATGGCGAAACTCAAGACGGAGGTCAAACACCAGTACCACCAGGAAGAGGGAATCAGCCTCCGCGAACGCGTCTTCGCCAACATCGACACGCTGTCGAAGATCGGCTCGATGCTCGCGCCCGTCTCCAACATCGCGCCCAAGATTCCGGGCGCGCGTAAGGTGATGGAAGAGGCCATCGGCATCTCGAGCGAGCGCGAACTCCCCACCTTCGCGAGCGAGAGCCTCGAAGCGTGGTTCGAGCGTCGCGGTCGGTGTCAGGTCGCCCCCAGCGAGGCCAACGATCAGGTGTTGCTGTTCCCCGACACCTACACCAACTACATCTACCCCGACGCGGGGAAGGCGGCGATCCGCGTCCTCGAGGCTGCGGACGTCTACGTCCGCATCCCGGACGACGTGGCGCCCTCGGGGCGGGCGGCCTTCTCGTCGGGTATGCTCGACCTGAGCCGTGAGCGCGCCGAGACGAACGTCTCCGCGCTCGAGTCGGACGTCGAGGACGGCTGGTCGGTCGTGTTCATCGAACCCTCCGACGCCGTCATGTTCCAGGACGAGTACCGTGATCTGCTCTCGGGAGATGCCGTGGAGGCCGTCTCGGACGCCGCCTACGGCATCATGGAGTACGCAGACGTGACTGGCCTGACCGAAGCGACGGACTTCGGCCCGCCACAGCAGACCCTGTCCTACCACGGGCACTGCAACCAGAAGGCGACCAACAAGGACCACCACGCCGTCGGCGTCCTGCAGGGCGCGGGCTACGACGTCGACCCGCTCAACACGACCTGCTGTGGGATGGCCGGCTCCTTCGGCTACCACGAGGAGCATTACGACATCTCCCAGGCCATCGGCAGTCTCCTGTTCGAGGAAGTCGACGAGAGCCCGGGCGATGTGGTGACCGCGCCCGGCGCCTCCTGCCGGTCGCAGCTCGGTGACGAGTACGGCGATCACCCGCCGCACCCGGTCGAGAAGCTCGCGGACGCGCTGGACTGA
- a CDS encoding biotin--[acetyl-CoA-carboxylase] ligase yields the protein MTGTRRRLLRTLADADDPVAGPALADALDVSRAAVWKHIEALRDAGFDIESGADGYVVRAVPDYGAAAIEFGLDAPYTIEYHERLPSTNDRARELAAAGESDVVVVADEQTGGRGRLDRPWVSPSGGVWASLLVRPDRPPAHAPLFTLVAAVAVTRACREAGVDAVIKWPNDVLLAGSERKLAGVLTEMEGEADRVSWLVAGVGANVDIAATDLPETATSVRAAGGDDDRRRFCQRVIETFHEYRTEPASVLPAWRDHAVTLGRRVRVETPGGAVEGTAVDVRFPGALVIRTDGGERVVHAGDCEHLRPA from the coding sequence ATGACTGGCACGCGACGGCGACTGCTCCGAACGCTCGCGGATGCGGACGACCCCGTCGCCGGGCCGGCGCTCGCGGACGCCCTCGACGTCTCCCGCGCGGCCGTCTGGAAGCACATCGAGGCGCTCCGCGACGCCGGGTTCGACATCGAGAGCGGCGCCGACGGCTACGTCGTCCGGGCAGTCCCCGACTACGGCGCCGCGGCCATCGAGTTCGGTCTCGATGCCCCCTACACCATCGAGTATCACGAGCGACTCCCGAGCACGAACGACCGCGCGCGGGAACTGGCGGCGGCGGGCGAGAGCGACGTGGTCGTCGTCGCGGACGAACAGACCGGTGGGCGGGGACGGCTGGATCGCCCCTGGGTCTCGCCGTCCGGCGGCGTCTGGGCGAGCCTCCTCGTCCGGCCCGATCGGCCGCCCGCACACGCGCCGCTGTTCACGCTCGTTGCGGCGGTGGCGGTCACCCGCGCCTGTCGGGAGGCGGGCGTCGACGCGGTGATAAAGTGGCCCAACGACGTGTTGCTGGCGGGGTCGGAGCGGAAACTCGCGGGCGTACTCACCGAGATGGAAGGCGAGGCCGACCGCGTCTCGTGGCTGGTCGCCGGCGTAGGGGCGAACGTCGACATCGCTGCCACCGACCTTCCGGAGACGGCGACGAGTGTCCGGGCGGCGGGCGGAGACGACGACCGTCGCCGGTTCTGCCAGCGCGTCATCGAGACGTTTCACGAGTACCGAACGGAGCCGGCGTCGGTGCTGCCGGCGTGGCGCGACCACGCGGTGACGCTCGGGCGCCGCGTCCGCGTCGAGACGCCCGGCGGCGCCGTCGAAGGAACGGCCGTCGACGTGCGGTTCCCGGGCGCGCTCGTTATCCGTACGGACGGGGGAGAGCGGGTCGTCCACGCGGGCGACTGCGAACACCTCCGACCGGCCTAG
- the asd gene encoding aspartate-semialdehyde dehydrogenase: protein MSVRVGILGATGAVGQRFIQLLDGHPTFELAALTASDESAGKPYREAAKWRVDTPIPVDVAEMTVRRTHPDAVPNDVDLLFSSLPSSVAVDVEESFARDGYVISSNSSNDRLAEDVPLTIPEVNPGHLDLIEVQRDERGWDGALVKNPNCSTITMIPPLAALDQFGLERIDVSTLQAVSGGGYSGVTSMEIIDNVLPHIGGEEDKMETESRKLLGDFDGAELTWHDVDIAASCNRVPTLDGHLENAFVDLADDPEPGEVADAMREFPGVDLPSAPNQLIHVFDDPERPQPRMDRMRGQGMQICVGGVQATTHGVKFNCLAHNTIRGAAGASLLNGELLVENGYL, encoded by the coding sequence ATGTCAGTACGAGTCGGCATCCTCGGTGCGACCGGTGCGGTGGGACAGCGATTTATCCAGCTACTCGATGGGCACCCGACCTTCGAACTCGCGGCGCTCACGGCGAGCGACGAGAGCGCGGGCAAGCCCTATCGCGAGGCGGCGAAGTGGCGGGTCGACACGCCGATTCCGGTCGACGTCGCCGAGATGACCGTCCGCCGGACCCATCCCGACGCGGTGCCGAACGACGTGGATCTGCTGTTCTCGTCGCTGCCGTCGAGCGTCGCGGTCGACGTCGAGGAGTCCTTCGCTCGCGACGGCTACGTCATCTCTTCGAACTCCTCGAACGACCGCCTCGCCGAGGATGTCCCGCTGACGATCCCGGAGGTCAACCCCGGACATCTCGACCTGATCGAGGTCCAGCGAGACGAGCGCGGCTGGGACGGCGCGCTCGTGAAGAACCCGAACTGTTCGACCATCACGATGATCCCGCCGCTCGCGGCGCTCGATCAGTTCGGTCTCGAACGGATCGATGTCTCGACGCTGCAGGCCGTCTCCGGCGGCGGCTACTCCGGCGTCACCTCCATGGAGATCATCGACAACGTCCTGCCACACATCGGCGGCGAGGAGGACAAGATGGAGACCGAATCCCGCAAACTGCTCGGCGACTTCGACGGCGCCGAACTCACGTGGCACGATGTCGACATCGCGGCGTCGTGTAACCGCGTGCCGACGCTCGACGGCCACCTGGAGAACGCGTTCGTCGACCTCGCGGACGATCCCGAACCGGGCGAAGTGGCCGACGCCATGCGGGAGTTCCCCGGTGTCGACCTGCCGAGCGCGCCCAACCAGCTCATCCACGTCTTCGATGATCCCGAACGACCCCAGCCCCGCATGGACCGCATGCGCGGCCAGGGGATGCAGATCTGTGTCGGCGGCGTCCAGGCCACGACCCACGGTGTCAAGTTCAACTGTCTCGCTCACAACACCATCCGCGGCGCCGCGGGGGCGAGCCTCCTCAACGGCGAACTGCTGGTCGAGAACGGCTACCTCTAA
- a CDS encoding CFI-box-CTERM domain-containing protein: MSTDDRSDVEANAGSGTGADGDTADLPPAEVGVGDGREKHVLVRTADGSVFEHGDVYLRYSETEFLVSADPEFLAAETKRYRKENLSRVEITQHHSMCFITTATAGSGRTLDSLRGFRADVMRPTRTGRALLRVYERVSPPIAATVDRNPDAAPTRLVRWLVERCGTLADDRREATTATGRASRSVALVVLYVVGVCLAALAHGWLRLLE, from the coding sequence ATGAGCACGGACGACAGGTCGGACGTCGAGGCGAACGCGGGGAGCGGAACCGGCGCAGATGGCGATACGGCGGACCTTCCGCCCGCCGAAGTCGGCGTCGGTGACGGGCGCGAGAAGCACGTTCTCGTGCGGACGGCGGACGGGTCGGTGTTCGAACACGGCGATGTCTATCTCCGCTACTCGGAGACGGAGTTTCTGGTCTCGGCGGATCCCGAATTCCTGGCGGCCGAAACGAAGCGCTACCGGAAGGAGAACCTCTCCCGGGTAGAGATCACCCAACACCACTCGATGTGTTTCATCACCACCGCCACGGCCGGCTCGGGGCGGACCCTCGACTCGCTTCGAGGATTCCGGGCCGACGTGATGCGGCCGACCCGAACCGGGCGGGCGTTGCTCCGTGTTTACGAGCGGGTCAGTCCGCCGATCGCAGCGACGGTCGACCGGAATCCGGACGCGGCGCCGACGCGTCTCGTCCGCTGGCTGGTCGAACGGTGTGGGACCCTCGCCGACGACCGCCGGGAGGCGACGACGGCCACCGGTCGCGCGTCGCGGTCGGTCGCGCTGGTCGTACTCTACGTGGTCGGCGTCTGTCTCGCCGCGCTCGCACACGGATGGCTGCGACTTCTGGAGTAA
- a CDS encoding cyclophilin-like fold protein — protein sequence MSEPDIVVTVDGTDMDATWVEESPETRRAIAEALPLQGTGTRWGDELYFRTPVDVPAEDPRAEVEPGTIAYWPQGSALCLFWGPTPASTGSEPRAASPVNVVARIDDILPLSRLADGAAASVRIAND from the coding sequence ATGTCGGAACCCGATATCGTCGTCACCGTCGACGGCACGGACATGGACGCCACGTGGGTCGAGGAGAGTCCGGAGACGCGTCGCGCGATCGCCGAGGCGCTGCCGCTCCAGGGGACGGGCACGCGCTGGGGCGACGAACTCTACTTTCGCACCCCCGTCGATGTCCCCGCAGAGGATCCACGGGCCGAGGTCGAACCGGGAACGATCGCCTACTGGCCGCAGGGGTCGGCGCTGTGTCTGTTCTGGGGACCGACACCGGCGAGTACGGGATCGGAACCCCGCGCGGCGTCGCCGGTGAACGTCGTCGCGCGCATCGACGATATATTACCGTTGTCACGCCTCGCCGATGGCGCGGCCGCATCGGTTCGCATCGCGAACGACTGA